One window of the Rhipicephalus microplus isolate Deutch F79 chromosome 2, USDA_Rmic, whole genome shotgun sequence genome contains the following:
- the LOC142793466 gene encoding uncharacterized protein LOC142793466, with amino-acid sequence MDSVLLLLTSSPASGSQGLSDGWMPPGHPAQDAERRQEPDLAGSCGPAREHLLPKEDTSYPDRWLRYTSFVVTMAVTMSATLFTLPVVLMAGVGACPHGCLSLAKDLRFSLNESVHPCDDFYGHVCGGWEGTGIRYTSPLSRYKSRFSRSIVNRILLEHIPKRPTNARERAAGFLFRCLSRVSNCS; translated from the exons ATGGATTCTGTCCTCCTGTTATTGACATCGTCTCCGGCCAGTGGCAGCCAAGGTTTATCCGATGGCTGGATGCCACCGGGACATCCTGCGCAGGACGCCGAGCGGCGTCAAGAACCCGACTTGGCGGGATCCTGCGGGCCGGCACGAGAGCACTTGCTGCCCAAGGAGGACACGTCGTACCCGGACCGCTGGCTGCGATACACCTCGTTTGTGGTGACCATGGCCGTGACCATGTCGGCGACGCTGTTTACCCTGCCCGTCGTGCTCATGGCGGGCGTCGGGGCATGTCCGCACGGCTGTCTGTCCCTCGCCAAAGACCTGAGGTTCTCGCTCAACGAGAGCGTGCATCCATGTGACGATTTCTACGG ACACGTGTGCGGCGGCTGGGAAGGAACTGGAATCCGGTACACGTCTCCCTTGAGCAGGTACAAGTCCAGATTCAGCCGAAGCATCGTCAATCGCATACTCCTCGAGCACATCCCCAAACGTCCCACCAACGCCAGGGAAAGGGCGGCGGGCTTCCTCTTTCGGTGCCTGAGCCGAGTAAGCAATTGCTCGTAG